Proteins found in one Planococcus citri chromosome 2, ihPlaCitr1.1, whole genome shotgun sequence genomic segment:
- the Atpalpha gene encoding sodium/potassium-transporting ATPase subunit alpha isoform X2: MSSSDLHGRSDSYRVATIPFTPDDNKTADGKIKSRRKNAVTKKQKKVDNLDDLKQELDIDYHKISVEELYQRFGTHPDTGLTHAKAKEILERDGPNALTPPKTTPEWVKFCKQLFGGFALLLWIGAALCFIAYSILVTTVEDPADDNLYLGIVLTGVVIVTGIFSYYQEAKSSAIMDSFKNLVPQFALVIRQGEKLTLRAEDIVVGDVVEVKFGDRIPADVRIIECRGFKVDNSSLTGESEPQSRSVDFTHENPLETKNLAFFSTNAVEGTAKGVVISCGDNTVMGRIAGLASGLDTGETPIAKEIHHFIHIITGVAVFLGVSFFIIAFILGYNWLDAVIFLIGIIVANVPEGLLATVTVCLTLTAKRMASKNCLVKNLEAVETLGSTSTICSDKTGTLTQNRMTVAHMWFDNQIIEADTTEDQSGVQYDRTSPGFKALSRIATLCNRAEFKGAQEGVPILKKEVNGDASEAALLKCMELALGDVMSIRRRNRKVCEIPFNSTNKYQVSIHETEDQNDPRYLMVMKGAPERILERCSTIFIGGKEKVLDEELKEAFNNAYLELGGLGERVLGFCDLLLPSDKFPLGFKFDADDPNFPLSGMRFVGLMSMIDPPRAAVPDAVAKCRSAGIKVIMVTGDHPITAKAIAKSVGIISEGNETVEDIAQRLNIPVSEVNPRDAKAAVVHGTELRDLSPELLDEILRYHTEIVFARTSPQQKLIIVEGCQRMGAIVAVTGDGVNDSPALKKADIGVAMGIAGSDVSKQAADMILLDDNFASIVTGVEEGRLIFDNLKKSIAYTLTSNIPEISPFLAFILLDIPLPLGTVTILCIDLGTDMMPAISLAYEAPESDIMKRQPRDPRKDNLVNHRLISMAYGQIGFIQAAAGFFVYFVIMAENGFLPGKLFGIRKQWDSKAINDLSDSYGQEWTYRDRKALEYTCHTAFFVSIVVVQWSDLIICKTRRNSIFHQGMRNWALNFGLVFETALACILSYTPGMDKGLRMYPLKFEWWIPPIPFMIAIFIYDEVRRFYLRRNPGGWLEQETYY; the protein is encoded by the exons CATGGCAGATCAGATTCGTATCGAGTAGCCACTATCCCTTTCACACCCGATGATAATAAAACAGCCGATGGCAAAATAAAG TCGAGGCGGAAAAATGCTGTCACCAAGAAGCAAAAGAAAGTTGACAATTTAGATGATCTGAAACAAGAATTAGATATCGATTATCATAAAATATCCGTAGAAGAATTATATCAAAGATTTGGCACACATCCAGACACA GGTTTAACGCATGCCAAAGCTAAAGAAATCCTAGAACGAGATGGACCGAACGCCCTAACGCCTCCGAAAACAACCCCAGAAtgggtgaaattttgcaaacaattaTTCGGAGGTTTCGCTTTACTGTTATGGATCGGAGCTGCGCTGTGTTTCATCGCATATTCCATTCTGGTGACTACTGTGGAAGATCCGGCAGATGataat TTATACTTGGGTATTGTATTGACTGGCGTCGTAATCGTTACTGGTATATTTTCATATTATCAAGAAGCCAAGTCGTCGGCTATCATggactcatttaaaaatttagttcCTCAA TTCGCCCTTGTTATAAGACAAggtgaaaaattaactttgagAGCTGAAGATATCGTTGTAGGCGATGTCGTTGAGGTGAAGTTCGGTGATCGAATTCCGGCCGATGTTCGTATCATCGAATGTCGAGGCTTCAAAGTAGATAACTCATCACTGACCGGAGAATCTGAACCGCAAAGTAGATCTGTAGATTTCACGCACGAAAATCCATTGGAAACGAAGAATCTCGCGTTTTTCTCGACGAACGCTGTTGAAG GTACTGCGAAAGGAGTTGTAATCAGTTGCGGAGATAACACGGTGATGGGTCGTATTGCCGGATTAGCCTCTGGTTTGGATACCGGAGAAACACCAATTGCCAAAGAAATCCACCATTTCATTCACATCATTACCGGCGTAGCTGTATTCCTCGGAGTTTCATTCTTCATCATTGCCTTTATCCTCGGATATAACTGGTTGGATGCTGTAATCTTTTTGATTG gtatCATTGTCGCTAACGTACCCGAAGGTTTATTGGCTACTGTAACTGTATGTTTGACGTTGACTGCTAAACGTATGGCCTCCAAGAATTGCTTGGTGAAAAATCTAGAAGCCGTGGAAACGTTAGGATCGACATCGACCATTTGCTCGGATAAGACAGGAACGCTAACGCAGAACAGAATGACTGTTGCTCATATGTGGTTCGACAATCAAATTATTGAAGCTGATACTACCGAAGATCAATCTGGCGTACAATACGATCGCACCAGTCCTGGCTTCAAAGCTTTATCTAGGATCGCTACGTTATGTAATCGAGCTGAATTCAAAGGCGCTCAAGAAGGAgttcctattttgaaaaa ggAAGTAAACGGTGACGCTTCTGAAGCTGCTTTATTGAAATGTATGGAACTGGCTTTGGGAGATGTTATGTCGATTCGAAGACGTAATCGTAAAGTTTGCGAAATTCCATTCAACTCCACGAATAAATATCAA GTATCGATACACGAAACCGAAGACCAAAACGATCCTCGTTATTTGATGGTGATGAAAGGTGCTCCCGAAAGAATATTGGAACGTTGCTCCACCATCTTCATCGGCGGTAAAGAAAAAGTACTAGACGAAGAATTAAAGGAAGCTTTCAATAACGCCTATCTTGAATTGGGAGGTCTCGGTGAACGTGTGCTCG GTTTCTGCGATCTCTTATTGCCATCCGATAAATTCCCATTGGGTTTCAAATTCGACGCTGATGATCCAAACTTCCCCTTGTCTGGTATGCGATTCGTTGGTCTTATGTCGATGATTGATCCTCCTCGAGCTGCCGTACCCGATGCTGTGGCTAAATGCCGATCTGCTGGTATCAAAGTTATCATGGTCACTGGTGATCATCCTATCACTGCGAAAGCCATCGCTAAATCGGTCGGAATCATTTCCGAAG GAAACGAAACCGTCGAAGATATTGCCCAACGCTTAAACATTCCAGTTTCTGAAGTAAATCCTCGCGATGCTAAAGCTGCCGTTGTTCATGGAACTGAATTGCGTGACTTGTCTCCCGAATTATTGGACGAAATTTTAAG atacCACACTGAAATTGTATTCGCTCGTACCTCGCCTCAACAGAAACTAATCATCGTCGAAGGTTGCCAACGTATGGGAGCTATCGTAGCTGTAACCGGAGATGGTGTCAACGATTCTCCTGCTTTGAAAAAGGCTGATATCG GTGTTGCTATGGGTATCGCTGGTTCTGATGTATCGAAACAAGCCGCCGACATGATCCTGTTGGACGATAATTTCGCTTCGATTGTAACCGGTGTCGAAGAAGGTCGATTGATTTTcgacaacttgaaaaaatccatcgCTTATACCCTAACGTCCAATATTCCCGAAATTTCTCCTTTCCTCGCTTTCATCTTACTCGATATTCCTTTACCGCTTGGAACCGTTACGATCCTTTGCATTGACTTGGGAACTGACATG ATGCCCGCCATATCTTTGGCTTACGAGGCACCAGAATCAGACATTATGAAAAGACAACCTCGTGATCCACGTAAGGATAATCTTGTCAACCACAG ATTGATTTCGATGGCATATGGTCAGATTGGTTTTATTCAAGCTGCAGCTGGTTTCTTCGTGTATTTCGTTATAATGGCGGAAAATGGTTTCCTTCCTGGAAAATTGTTCGGTATTCGTAAACAGTGGGATTCAAAAGCTATCAACGATTTGTCTGACTCATATGGTCAAGAATGG ACGTACCGAGACAGAAAAGCTTTGGAGTACACGTGCCATACTGCCTTCTTCGTATCAATCGTCGTTGTACAATGGTCTGATTTGATTATTTGTAAGACCCGCAGAAATTCGATTTTCCATCAAGGAATGAG gaaCTGGGCGTTGAATTTCGGTTTAGTATTTGAAACTGCATTAGCTTGCATTTTATCGTACACTCCTGGTATGGATAAAGGTCTACGAATGTATCCTTTGAA atTCGAATGGTGGATCCCACCTATCCCATTCATGATTGCCATCTTCATTTACGATGAAGTGAGAAGGTTCTACCTGAGACGAAACCCTGGCGGTTGGTTAGAACAAGAGACATATTATTAA
- the Atpalpha gene encoding sodium/potassium-transporting ATPase subunit alpha isoform X1 — translation MSSSDLHGRSDSYRVATIPFTPDDNKTADGKIKSRRKNAVTKKQKKVDNLDDLKQELDIDYHKISVEELYQRFGTHPDTGLTHAKAKEILERDGPNALTPPKTTPEWVKFCKQLFGGFALLLWIGAALCFIAYSILVTTVEDPADDNLYLGIVLTGVVIVTGIFSYYQEAKSSAIMDSFKNLVPQFALVIRQGEKLTLRAEDIVVGDVVEVKFGDRIPADVRIIECRGFKVDNSSLTGESEPQSRSVDFTHENPLETKNLAFFSTNAVEGTAKGVVISCGDNTVMGRIAGLASGLDTGETPIAKEIHHFIHIITGVAVFLGVSFFIIAFILGYNWLDAVIFLIGIIVANVPEGLLATVTVCLTLTAKRMASKNCLVKNLEAVETLGSTSTICSDKTGTLTQNRMTVAHMWFDNQIIEADTTEDQSGVQYDRTSPGFKALSRIATLCNRAEFKGAQEGVPILKKEVNGDASEAALLKCMELALGDVMSIRRRNRKVCEIPFNSTNKYQVSIHETEDQNDPRYLMVMKGAPERILERCSTIFIGGKEKVLDEELKEAFNNAYLELGGLGERVLGFCDLLLPSDKFPLGFKFDADDPNFPLSGMRFVGLMSMIDPPRAAVPDAVAKCRSAGIKVIMVTGDHPITAKAIAKSVGIISEGNETVEDIAQRLNIPVSEVNPRDAKAAVVHGTELRDLSPELLDEILRYHTEIVFARTSPQQKLIIVEGCQRMGAIVAVTGDGVNDSPALKKADIGVAMGIAGSDVSKQAADMILLDDNFASIVTGVEEGRLIFDNLKKSIAYTLTSNIPEISPFLAFILLDIPLPLGTVTILCIDLGTDMVPAISLAYEEAESDIMKRRPRNPFTDKLVNERLISMAYGQIGFIQAAAGFFVYFVIMAENGFLPGKLFGIRKQWDSKAINDLSDSYGQEWTYRDRKALEYTCHTAFFVSIVVVQWSDLIICKTRRNSIFHQGMRNWALNFGLVFETALACILSYTPGMDKGLRMYPLKFEWWIPPIPFMIAIFIYDEVRRFYLRRNPGGWLEQETYY, via the exons CATGGCAGATCAGATTCGTATCGAGTAGCCACTATCCCTTTCACACCCGATGATAATAAAACAGCCGATGGCAAAATAAAG TCGAGGCGGAAAAATGCTGTCACCAAGAAGCAAAAGAAAGTTGACAATTTAGATGATCTGAAACAAGAATTAGATATCGATTATCATAAAATATCCGTAGAAGAATTATATCAAAGATTTGGCACACATCCAGACACA GGTTTAACGCATGCCAAAGCTAAAGAAATCCTAGAACGAGATGGACCGAACGCCCTAACGCCTCCGAAAACAACCCCAGAAtgggtgaaattttgcaaacaattaTTCGGAGGTTTCGCTTTACTGTTATGGATCGGAGCTGCGCTGTGTTTCATCGCATATTCCATTCTGGTGACTACTGTGGAAGATCCGGCAGATGataat TTATACTTGGGTATTGTATTGACTGGCGTCGTAATCGTTACTGGTATATTTTCATATTATCAAGAAGCCAAGTCGTCGGCTATCATggactcatttaaaaatttagttcCTCAA TTCGCCCTTGTTATAAGACAAggtgaaaaattaactttgagAGCTGAAGATATCGTTGTAGGCGATGTCGTTGAGGTGAAGTTCGGTGATCGAATTCCGGCCGATGTTCGTATCATCGAATGTCGAGGCTTCAAAGTAGATAACTCATCACTGACCGGAGAATCTGAACCGCAAAGTAGATCTGTAGATTTCACGCACGAAAATCCATTGGAAACGAAGAATCTCGCGTTTTTCTCGACGAACGCTGTTGAAG GTACTGCGAAAGGAGTTGTAATCAGTTGCGGAGATAACACGGTGATGGGTCGTATTGCCGGATTAGCCTCTGGTTTGGATACCGGAGAAACACCAATTGCCAAAGAAATCCACCATTTCATTCACATCATTACCGGCGTAGCTGTATTCCTCGGAGTTTCATTCTTCATCATTGCCTTTATCCTCGGATATAACTGGTTGGATGCTGTAATCTTTTTGATTG gtatCATTGTCGCTAACGTACCCGAAGGTTTATTGGCTACTGTAACTGTATGTTTGACGTTGACTGCTAAACGTATGGCCTCCAAGAATTGCTTGGTGAAAAATCTAGAAGCCGTGGAAACGTTAGGATCGACATCGACCATTTGCTCGGATAAGACAGGAACGCTAACGCAGAACAGAATGACTGTTGCTCATATGTGGTTCGACAATCAAATTATTGAAGCTGATACTACCGAAGATCAATCTGGCGTACAATACGATCGCACCAGTCCTGGCTTCAAAGCTTTATCTAGGATCGCTACGTTATGTAATCGAGCTGAATTCAAAGGCGCTCAAGAAGGAgttcctattttgaaaaa ggAAGTAAACGGTGACGCTTCTGAAGCTGCTTTATTGAAATGTATGGAACTGGCTTTGGGAGATGTTATGTCGATTCGAAGACGTAATCGTAAAGTTTGCGAAATTCCATTCAACTCCACGAATAAATATCAA GTATCGATACACGAAACCGAAGACCAAAACGATCCTCGTTATTTGATGGTGATGAAAGGTGCTCCCGAAAGAATATTGGAACGTTGCTCCACCATCTTCATCGGCGGTAAAGAAAAAGTACTAGACGAAGAATTAAAGGAAGCTTTCAATAACGCCTATCTTGAATTGGGAGGTCTCGGTGAACGTGTGCTCG GTTTCTGCGATCTCTTATTGCCATCCGATAAATTCCCATTGGGTTTCAAATTCGACGCTGATGATCCAAACTTCCCCTTGTCTGGTATGCGATTCGTTGGTCTTATGTCGATGATTGATCCTCCTCGAGCTGCCGTACCCGATGCTGTGGCTAAATGCCGATCTGCTGGTATCAAAGTTATCATGGTCACTGGTGATCATCCTATCACTGCGAAAGCCATCGCTAAATCGGTCGGAATCATTTCCGAAG GAAACGAAACCGTCGAAGATATTGCCCAACGCTTAAACATTCCAGTTTCTGAAGTAAATCCTCGCGATGCTAAAGCTGCCGTTGTTCATGGAACTGAATTGCGTGACTTGTCTCCCGAATTATTGGACGAAATTTTAAG atacCACACTGAAATTGTATTCGCTCGTACCTCGCCTCAACAGAAACTAATCATCGTCGAAGGTTGCCAACGTATGGGAGCTATCGTAGCTGTAACCGGAGATGGTGTCAACGATTCTCCTGCTTTGAAAAAGGCTGATATCG GTGTTGCTATGGGTATCGCTGGTTCTGATGTATCGAAACAAGCCGCCGACATGATCCTGTTGGACGATAATTTCGCTTCGATTGTAACCGGTGTCGAAGAAGGTCGATTGATTTTcgacaacttgaaaaaatccatcgCTTATACCCTAACGTCCAATATTCCCGAAATTTCTCCTTTCCTCGCTTTCATCTTACTCGATATTCCTTTACCGCTTGGAACCGTTACGATCCTTTGCATTGACTTGGGAACTGACATG GTACCCGCGATTTCACTCGCGTACGAAGAAGCTGAATCTGACATTATGAAAAGACGACCTAGGAATCCGTTTACAGATAAACTGGTCAATGAAAG ATTGATTTCGATGGCATATGGTCAGATTGGTTTTATTCAAGCTGCAGCTGGTTTCTTCGTGTATTTCGTTATAATGGCGGAAAATGGTTTCCTTCCTGGAAAATTGTTCGGTATTCGTAAACAGTGGGATTCAAAAGCTATCAACGATTTGTCTGACTCATATGGTCAAGAATGG ACGTACCGAGACAGAAAAGCTTTGGAGTACACGTGCCATACTGCCTTCTTCGTATCAATCGTCGTTGTACAATGGTCTGATTTGATTATTTGTAAGACCCGCAGAAATTCGATTTTCCATCAAGGAATGAG gaaCTGGGCGTTGAATTTCGGTTTAGTATTTGAAACTGCATTAGCTTGCATTTTATCGTACACTCCTGGTATGGATAAAGGTCTACGAATGTATCCTTTGAA atTCGAATGGTGGATCCCACCTATCCCATTCATGATTGCCATCTTCATTTACGATGAAGTGAGAAGGTTCTACCTGAGACGAAACCCTGGCGGTTGGTTAGAACAAGAGACATATTATTAA
- the Atpalpha gene encoding sodium/potassium-transporting ATPase subunit alpha isoform X3, which translates to MPDDTHGRSDSYRVATIPFTPDDNKTADGKIKSRRKNAVTKKQKKVDNLDDLKQELDIDYHKISVEELYQRFGTHPDTGLTHAKAKEILERDGPNALTPPKTTPEWVKFCKQLFGGFALLLWIGAALCFIAYSILVTTVEDPADDNLYLGIVLTGVVIVTGIFSYYQEAKSSAIMDSFKNLVPQFALVIRQGEKLTLRAEDIVVGDVVEVKFGDRIPADVRIIECRGFKVDNSSLTGESEPQSRSVDFTHENPLETKNLAFFSTNAVEGTAKGVVISCGDNTVMGRIAGLASGLDTGETPIAKEIHHFIHIITGVAVFLGVSFFIIAFILGYNWLDAVIFLIGIIVANVPEGLLATVTVCLTLTAKRMASKNCLVKNLEAVETLGSTSTICSDKTGTLTQNRMTVAHMWFDNQIIEADTTEDQSGVQYDRTSPGFKALSRIATLCNRAEFKGAQEGVPILKKEVNGDASEAALLKCMELALGDVMSIRRRNRKVCEIPFNSTNKYQVSIHETEDQNDPRYLMVMKGAPERILERCSTIFIGGKEKVLDEELKEAFNNAYLELGGLGERVLGFCDLLLPSDKFPLGFKFDADDPNFPLSGMRFVGLMSMIDPPRAAVPDAVAKCRSAGIKVIMVTGDHPITAKAIAKSVGIISEGNETVEDIAQRLNIPVSEVNPRDAKAAVVHGTELRDLSPELLDEILRYHTEIVFARTSPQQKLIIVEGCQRMGAIVAVTGDGVNDSPALKKADIGVAMGIAGSDVSKQAADMILLDDNFASIVTGVEEGRLIFDNLKKSIAYTLTSNIPEISPFLAFILLDIPLPLGTVTILCIDLGTDMVPAISLAYEEAESDIMKRRPRNPFTDKLVNERLISMAYGQIGFIQAAAGFFVYFVIMAENGFLPGKLFGIRKQWDSKAINDLSDSYGQEWTYRDRKALEYTCHTAFFVSIVVVQWSDLIICKTRRNSIFHQGMRNWALNFGLVFETALACILSYTPGMDKGLRMYPLKFEWWIPPIPFMIAIFIYDEVRRFYLRRNPGGWLEQETYY; encoded by the exons CATGGCAGATCAGATTCGTATCGAGTAGCCACTATCCCTTTCACACCCGATGATAATAAAACAGCCGATGGCAAAATAAAG TCGAGGCGGAAAAATGCTGTCACCAAGAAGCAAAAGAAAGTTGACAATTTAGATGATCTGAAACAAGAATTAGATATCGATTATCATAAAATATCCGTAGAAGAATTATATCAAAGATTTGGCACACATCCAGACACA GGTTTAACGCATGCCAAAGCTAAAGAAATCCTAGAACGAGATGGACCGAACGCCCTAACGCCTCCGAAAACAACCCCAGAAtgggtgaaattttgcaaacaattaTTCGGAGGTTTCGCTTTACTGTTATGGATCGGAGCTGCGCTGTGTTTCATCGCATATTCCATTCTGGTGACTACTGTGGAAGATCCGGCAGATGataat TTATACTTGGGTATTGTATTGACTGGCGTCGTAATCGTTACTGGTATATTTTCATATTATCAAGAAGCCAAGTCGTCGGCTATCATggactcatttaaaaatttagttcCTCAA TTCGCCCTTGTTATAAGACAAggtgaaaaattaactttgagAGCTGAAGATATCGTTGTAGGCGATGTCGTTGAGGTGAAGTTCGGTGATCGAATTCCGGCCGATGTTCGTATCATCGAATGTCGAGGCTTCAAAGTAGATAACTCATCACTGACCGGAGAATCTGAACCGCAAAGTAGATCTGTAGATTTCACGCACGAAAATCCATTGGAAACGAAGAATCTCGCGTTTTTCTCGACGAACGCTGTTGAAG GTACTGCGAAAGGAGTTGTAATCAGTTGCGGAGATAACACGGTGATGGGTCGTATTGCCGGATTAGCCTCTGGTTTGGATACCGGAGAAACACCAATTGCCAAAGAAATCCACCATTTCATTCACATCATTACCGGCGTAGCTGTATTCCTCGGAGTTTCATTCTTCATCATTGCCTTTATCCTCGGATATAACTGGTTGGATGCTGTAATCTTTTTGATTG gtatCATTGTCGCTAACGTACCCGAAGGTTTATTGGCTACTGTAACTGTATGTTTGACGTTGACTGCTAAACGTATGGCCTCCAAGAATTGCTTGGTGAAAAATCTAGAAGCCGTGGAAACGTTAGGATCGACATCGACCATTTGCTCGGATAAGACAGGAACGCTAACGCAGAACAGAATGACTGTTGCTCATATGTGGTTCGACAATCAAATTATTGAAGCTGATACTACCGAAGATCAATCTGGCGTACAATACGATCGCACCAGTCCTGGCTTCAAAGCTTTATCTAGGATCGCTACGTTATGTAATCGAGCTGAATTCAAAGGCGCTCAAGAAGGAgttcctattttgaaaaa ggAAGTAAACGGTGACGCTTCTGAAGCTGCTTTATTGAAATGTATGGAACTGGCTTTGGGAGATGTTATGTCGATTCGAAGACGTAATCGTAAAGTTTGCGAAATTCCATTCAACTCCACGAATAAATATCAA GTATCGATACACGAAACCGAAGACCAAAACGATCCTCGTTATTTGATGGTGATGAAAGGTGCTCCCGAAAGAATATTGGAACGTTGCTCCACCATCTTCATCGGCGGTAAAGAAAAAGTACTAGACGAAGAATTAAAGGAAGCTTTCAATAACGCCTATCTTGAATTGGGAGGTCTCGGTGAACGTGTGCTCG GTTTCTGCGATCTCTTATTGCCATCCGATAAATTCCCATTGGGTTTCAAATTCGACGCTGATGATCCAAACTTCCCCTTGTCTGGTATGCGATTCGTTGGTCTTATGTCGATGATTGATCCTCCTCGAGCTGCCGTACCCGATGCTGTGGCTAAATGCCGATCTGCTGGTATCAAAGTTATCATGGTCACTGGTGATCATCCTATCACTGCGAAAGCCATCGCTAAATCGGTCGGAATCATTTCCGAAG GAAACGAAACCGTCGAAGATATTGCCCAACGCTTAAACATTCCAGTTTCTGAAGTAAATCCTCGCGATGCTAAAGCTGCCGTTGTTCATGGAACTGAATTGCGTGACTTGTCTCCCGAATTATTGGACGAAATTTTAAG atacCACACTGAAATTGTATTCGCTCGTACCTCGCCTCAACAGAAACTAATCATCGTCGAAGGTTGCCAACGTATGGGAGCTATCGTAGCTGTAACCGGAGATGGTGTCAACGATTCTCCTGCTTTGAAAAAGGCTGATATCG GTGTTGCTATGGGTATCGCTGGTTCTGATGTATCGAAACAAGCCGCCGACATGATCCTGTTGGACGATAATTTCGCTTCGATTGTAACCGGTGTCGAAGAAGGTCGATTGATTTTcgacaacttgaaaaaatccatcgCTTATACCCTAACGTCCAATATTCCCGAAATTTCTCCTTTCCTCGCTTTCATCTTACTCGATATTCCTTTACCGCTTGGAACCGTTACGATCCTTTGCATTGACTTGGGAACTGACATG GTACCCGCGATTTCACTCGCGTACGAAGAAGCTGAATCTGACATTATGAAAAGACGACCTAGGAATCCGTTTACAGATAAACTGGTCAATGAAAG ATTGATTTCGATGGCATATGGTCAGATTGGTTTTATTCAAGCTGCAGCTGGTTTCTTCGTGTATTTCGTTATAATGGCGGAAAATGGTTTCCTTCCTGGAAAATTGTTCGGTATTCGTAAACAGTGGGATTCAAAAGCTATCAACGATTTGTCTGACTCATATGGTCAAGAATGG ACGTACCGAGACAGAAAAGCTTTGGAGTACACGTGCCATACTGCCTTCTTCGTATCAATCGTCGTTGTACAATGGTCTGATTTGATTATTTGTAAGACCCGCAGAAATTCGATTTTCCATCAAGGAATGAG gaaCTGGGCGTTGAATTTCGGTTTAGTATTTGAAACTGCATTAGCTTGCATTTTATCGTACACTCCTGGTATGGATAAAGGTCTACGAATGTATCCTTTGAA atTCGAATGGTGGATCCCACCTATCCCATTCATGATTGCCATCTTCATTTACGATGAAGTGAGAAGGTTCTACCTGAGACGAAACCCTGGCGGTTGGTTAGAACAAGAGACATATTATTAA